The sequence AATTGCGACCAACTGGCGCAAAAAAAGACCGCATTATGAGCGGCTGATCAGTGGTTTAGGGCTGTTGACGGCAAAAGGGCTGCTTAAAAAAGACCTGAAAAAACTCCGTTCTCCTTTGGAAAACTACAAGCTGCATCACATGATCGCTTGTCAGCACAGCAGCTACCTTAAAACAGGACTGAATCTGGTCAGACGCTTGAAGGAATTTCACCCCGAGTGCCCGGTTTCCTTTCTGGATTTCGATCATCATTTGACGCATGCCGCGATGGCTTCTTACAGCAGTCCTTTCAGCAACGCTGCTTGTGCTGTTATCGATTCTTATGGTGAGAACGGTTCCATGGCTTTTTACCGTTACCATCATGGTAAATTGGATTGCATCCATGAAACGCGGGGTGTCGGCAGTCTGGGGTTCTTTTACATGAAAATCACCGAGCTGTGCGGATTTGACTGGCTGAAAGGCGAGGAATGGAAAGTCATGGGTCTTGCCGCTTACGGCAAACTGGATCAAAAACTCTATGACTTGTTGAAAGATACGCTGGCGGTTGATGGTTTAGATTTTGCCGTGCAGCCGCAACACTTTTTTGACCTGCTGGAGGCCTTGAATGCCTATCAGCAAAAAGAGGAAGATGTATTAAAGAAGGCGGCCGATCTGGCGTTTACCGGCCAGTATTTTTTTGCTGAACTGATGACGCAAATTTTGAAACATTTGAAGGCAGTGACCGGCGAAGACAATCTGGTTTTGGCCGGCGGCTGTGCCCTCAATTCATCTTATAACGGACAGATTGCAGAACGAACCGGTTTTAAGCAGGCGCATATTCCATCGGCCCCGGCCGATGACGGCACCGCCTTGGGTGCGGCTTGGCTGGCTTACCACCGCACACCGGCAAAATCGGCAAAGCCGCCCCAGTTGTTGACCCCTTATCTGGGTTCGAGAATCAGCAACGAAGCCATCAACCGGCTAATTCAGTACAACCGATCGCTTGATATTCGGCACTTACCTGATACGCTTTGTGAAGAAACAGCTCAATTGCTGGCATCCGGTGCCATCGTAGGCTGGGTTCAGGACAGGGCCGAATTTGGGCCGAGATCCTTGGGCAATCGTTCAATTCTGGCCGATCCCAGA comes from Methylicorpusculum oleiharenae and encodes:
- a CDS encoding carbamoyltransferase family protein, which produces MKKYYIGLSVTYHDPGLAIVDDNGEVLFAEATERYLQSKRAINCEPDQLNWITDVLDSYCSYPCEFVIATNWRKKRPHYERLISGLGLLTAKGLLKKDLKKLRSPLENYKLHHMIACQHSSYLKTGLNLVRRLKEFHPECPVSFLDFDHHLTHAAMASYSSPFSNAACAVIDSYGENGSMAFYRYHHGKLDCIHETRGVGSLGFFYMKITELCGFDWLKGEEWKVMGLAAYGKLDQKLYDLLKDTLAVDGLDFAVQPQHFFDLLEALNAYQQKEEDVLKKAADLAFTGQYFFAELMTQILKHLKAVTGEDNLVLAGGCALNSSYNGQIAERTGFKQAHIPSAPADDGTALGAAWLAYHRTPAKSAKPPQLLTPYLGSRISNEAINRLIQYNRSLDIRHLPDTLCEETAQLLASGAIVGWVQDRAEFGPRSLGNRSILADPRGSGMKDTINQHIKFREYFRPFAPSVLHEYGHEYFENYQESPYMDKTLTIKPAMRECIAATVHVDGTGRLQTVKEQWNPRFYRLISHFHALTGVPVLLNTSFNVMGKPLIHSLEDAVSVFLTTGLDALVIDDYLITKPHDRNH